A single window of Anaerohalosphaeraceae bacterium DNA harbors:
- a CDS encoding 3-isopropylmalate dehydrogenase produces the protein MKTYKIAVIGGDGTGPEVIAEAVKVMDAAAAKFGFKTDKTYFDFGGERYKRTGETLPDSAVEELKKFDAILLGAIGHPDVAPGILEKGILLKLRFALDQYINLRPVRLFPGVETPIKGKGPKEIDYVVVRENTGDAYTGTGGITMKGTPHEVAVQTAVYTRFQVERCLRYAFEYARKYGKKARGVGPENTVGLVGKTNVLTYIYDLWERAFHEIGKKDYPDIRRDYYHVDACCMWMVKNPEWFDVLVTGNMFGDIITDLGAITQGGMGIAAGGNINPEGVSMFEPIGGSAPKYTGQGVINPLAAICAMQMMLQTLGEEKAAQKVEDAVKYVTANKLKSLAAGKMGYSTSQVGDLVAEKVAE, from the coding sequence ATGAAGACGTACAAGATTGCCGTCATCGGCGGAGACGGCACCGGCCCGGAAGTCATTGCGGAAGCAGTCAAGGTTATGGATGCGGCCGCCGCCAAGTTCGGCTTTAAAACGGACAAAACCTATTTTGATTTCGGCGGCGAGCGATACAAACGCACCGGCGAAACCCTGCCGGACAGTGCCGTTGAAGAGCTCAAAAAGTTTGACGCTATTTTGCTGGGGGCCATCGGGCATCCGGATGTCGCTCCGGGCATTCTCGAAAAGGGCATTCTGCTCAAGCTCCGCTTCGCCCTCGACCAGTACATCAACCTGCGGCCCGTCCGGCTCTTCCCGGGCGTCGAAACCCCCATCAAAGGCAAAGGTCCGAAGGAAATCGACTACGTGGTGGTTCGGGAAAATACCGGCGATGCCTATACCGGCACCGGCGGCATCACGATGAAAGGAACCCCCCACGAGGTCGCTGTTCAAACCGCCGTATACACGCGCTTTCAGGTGGAACGCTGCCTGCGCTATGCGTTTGAATACGCCCGCAAGTACGGCAAAAAAGCACGCGGCGTCGGACCGGAAAACACCGTTGGTCTGGTCGGAAAAACCAACGTGCTCACCTACATTTACGACCTCTGGGAACGCGCCTTCCACGAAATCGGCAAAAAGGATTATCCCGATATCCGCCGGGACTATTACCACGTGGATGCCTGCTGCATGTGGATGGTGAAAAATCCGGAATGGTTTGACGTGCTGGTAACCGGCAATATGTTCGGCGACATCATCACGGACCTGGGCGCCATCACGCAGGGCGGAATGGGCATCGCCGCCGGCGGCAACATCAATCCGGAAGGCGTTTCCATGTTCGAGCCCATCGGCGGCTCGGCCCCGAAATACACCGGACAGGGTGTCATCAATCCGCTGGCCGCCATCTGTGCCATGCAGATGATGCTCCAGACGCTCGGCGAAGAAAAAGCCGCTCAAAAGGTGGAAGACGCTGTCAAATATGTTACCGCCAACAAACTCAAATCTCTGGCGGCAGGCAAAATGGGCTATTCGACATCTCAGGTCGGCGACCTTGTAGCCGAAAAAGTGGCTGAATAG
- a CDS encoding site-specific DNA-methyltransferase yields the protein MKQRAERNRTIGLTETERQAYAKRLIRLDRPVRGKEILDTTICQDMQEACRFLPDGIADLLFLDPPYNLNKAFNGRTFKKTSSEQYAARLDAWLAPLLRLLKPTASIYICSDWRGSSAVQTVAEKYFIIRNRITWEREKGRGAKTNWKNCSEDIWFCTVSDRYTFNVDAVKLKRRVLAPYTHPDGRPKDWQPEKEGPFRLTAPSNLWTDLTVPFWSMPENTDHPTQKPEKLLAKIILASSNPGDVILDPFLGSGTTSVVAKKLNRRYIGIEIDPLFACLAEKRLLLADTDKTIQGYADGVFWERNARPT from the coding sequence ATGAAGCAGCGGGCTGAACGAAATCGGACGATCGGCCTGACGGAAACGGAAAGGCAGGCGTATGCCAAACGGCTTATCCGGCTGGATCGCCCGGTCCGGGGTAAGGAGATTCTGGATACCACCATCTGTCAGGATATGCAGGAGGCCTGTCGGTTCCTGCCGGACGGCATTGCAGACCTGCTCTTTCTGGACCCGCCGTACAACCTGAACAAGGCCTTCAATGGACGAACCTTCAAAAAAACCTCTTCGGAGCAGTATGCCGCCCGGCTGGACGCTTGGCTGGCACCGCTCCTGCGGCTGCTGAAGCCGACCGCTTCAATTTATATCTGTTCGGACTGGCGCGGCTCTTCCGCCGTCCAGACCGTCGCAGAAAAGTATTTCATCATCCGCAACCGCATCACCTGGGAGCGGGAAAAAGGCCGCGGGGCCAAAACCAACTGGAAAAACTGCTCGGAGGATATCTGGTTCTGCACTGTTTCCGACCGGTACACCTTCAACGTGGACGCCGTCAAACTCAAACGCCGTGTCCTGGCCCCCTATACCCATCCGGACGGACGCCCCAAAGACTGGCAGCCGGAAAAAGAGGGCCCTTTTCGCCTGACCGCCCCCTCCAACCTCTGGACCGACCTGACGGTCCCCTTTTGGTCGATGCCCGAAAACACGGATCATCCTACCCAGAAACCGGAGAAACTGCTGGCCAAAATCATCCTGGCTTCCTCCAACCCCGGCGATGTCATCCTGGACCCCTTCCTCGGCTCCGGCACTACTTCCGTGGTTGCAAAAAAACTGAACCGACGCTATATTGGCATCGAAATTGACCCTTTGTTTGCCTGTCTGGCGGAAAAACGTCTCCTGCTGGCGGATACGGATAAAACCATACAGGGCTACGCAGACGGCGTCTTTTGGGAACGAAACGCAAGACCCACATAA
- a CDS encoding 3-isopropylmalate dehydratase small subunit: MPKAHVYKRDHINTDEIIPARYLNTDNVAELAKHCLEDLDPGFVKKCAPGDVIVAGDDFGCGSSREHAVWAIQGAKVGAVIAHSFARIFYRNCINGGFYPIELPEALEKIRDGDELQIDYEAGTIRNKTQNTTIRFTPLPDFALAIIRDGGLLEHIKKKEKGKTENVR, from the coding sequence ATGCCCAAAGCTCATGTGTACAAACGCGACCACATCAATACCGATGAAATCATTCCGGCCCGGTATCTGAATACCGACAATGTCGCCGAACTGGCCAAACACTGTCTGGAAGACCTGGACCCGGGCTTTGTAAAGAAATGCGCCCCCGGCGATGTGATTGTCGCCGGCGATGATTTCGGCTGCGGCTCGTCGCGGGAGCACGCCGTCTGGGCCATTCAGGGGGCCAAAGTCGGCGCCGTCATCGCCCATTCCTTCGCCCGCATCTTCTACCGCAACTGCATCAACGGCGGCTTTTACCCCATCGAACTGCCCGAAGCCCTCGAAAAAATCCGCGACGGCGATGAACTCCAAATCGATTACGAAGCCGGCACCATCCGCAACAAGACGCAGAACACAACCATCCGGTTTACTCCCCTGCCGGACTTCGCCCTGGCCATCATCCGCGACGGCGGTCTCCTGGAACACATAAAGAAAAAGGAAAAGGGGAAAACGGAAAATGTCCGCTGA
- a CDS encoding four helix bundle protein: MNQKESSKHYDLEERTYQFARRVRDFIKKLPKTISNIEDSRQLVKASGSVGANYREANEALSKKDFIMRVKICRKESKESRYWLGLIDIGQNKDLETERRYLENEAIELTHIFGAIVTKSK; the protein is encoded by the coding sequence ATGAATCAGAAAGAAAGTTCTAAACATTATGATTTGGAAGAGCGAACCTATCAATTTGCCAGAAGGGTCAGAGATTTTATCAAGAAGCTCCCGAAAACGATATCCAACATCGAAGATTCTCGGCAGCTGGTTAAAGCATCGGGTTCAGTAGGAGCTAATTACAGAGAAGCAAACGAAGCATTGAGCAAAAAAGACTTCATAATGAGAGTAAAAATATGCCGAAAAGAATCTAAAGAAAGCCGTTACTGGCTTGGACTAATCGACATCGGACAAAATAAAGACCTCGAGACAGAAAGGCGGTATTTGGAGAATGAAGCAATCGAACTGACACATATCTTCGGTGCTATTGTTACAAAAAGCAAATAA
- a CDS encoding 3-isopropylmalate dehydratase large subunit — MGMTITEKILARAAGKASVKAGDLINAKINLIMCHDVTTPPAISMLKKHGIDRVFDPEKIVVTPDHFQPAKDIPSAELHKRLDRWAREKNIRYYYLLGRAGVCHALLPEQGHIRPGEVIVGGDSHTCTYGAFAAFSTGIGSTDLAAAIATGMLWFKVPASMKFVLNGTLGPGVCSKDVILEVIRRIGTDGALYRAMEFVGPALKQMSMEARMTITNMAIEAGGKSGIIGFDETTRAYLEGRLKGKTDYTVFESDPDAQYISTETIDCSKLEPMVAFPHLPSNGRPISECAGLPMDQAYIGSCTNGRIEDMRQAAAVMKGRTVKIRTVVVPATPHIWKQMIDEGLAQIFYDAGCVISAPTCGACLGGFMGILAEGERCISTTNRNFVGRMGHPKSEVYLAGPAAAAASAVEGKLTDPRKYLGKS, encoded by the coding sequence ATGGGAATGACGATTACGGAAAAGATTCTTGCCCGGGCCGCCGGCAAAGCGTCGGTCAAGGCCGGCGATTTGATTAACGCCAAAATCAATCTGATTATGTGCCACGACGTAACGACGCCGCCGGCTATTTCGATGCTTAAGAAGCACGGCATCGACCGCGTCTTTGACCCGGAGAAAATCGTCGTCACGCCCGACCACTTCCAACCCGCCAAAGACATCCCCAGTGCGGAACTGCACAAGCGGCTGGACCGTTGGGCCCGTGAAAAGAACATCCGCTATTACTACCTGCTCGGGCGGGCCGGCGTCTGTCATGCCCTGCTGCCGGAACAGGGCCATATCCGTCCGGGCGAGGTGATTGTCGGCGGCGACTCGCACACCTGCACCTACGGCGCCTTTGCGGCTTTTTCGACCGGCATCGGCTCGACGGACCTGGCCGCCGCCATCGCCACAGGAATGCTCTGGTTCAAAGTGCCCGCCTCGATGAAGTTCGTTCTGAACGGCACCCTCGGCCCCGGCGTCTGCAGCAAAGACGTCATTTTAGAGGTCATCCGCCGCATCGGCACCGACGGCGCTCTGTATCGGGCGATGGAGTTCGTCGGCCCGGCCCTCAAACAGATGAGCATGGAGGCCCGAATGACCATCACCAATATGGCCATCGAAGCGGGCGGCAAAAGCGGCATCATCGGCTTTGACGAAACCACGCGGGCCTACCTGGAAGGCCGTCTGAAAGGCAAAACCGACTACACCGTCTTTGAATCCGACCCGGACGCCCAGTATATCTCCACAGAGACAATCGACTGCTCGAAACTGGAGCCGATGGTTGCCTTTCCGCATCTGCCCAGCAACGGTCGGCCCATTTCGGAGTGTGCCGGGCTGCCGATGGACCAGGCCTATATCGGCAGCTGCACGAACGGACGCATCGAAGACATGCGGCAGGCCGCCGCGGTAATGAAAGGCCGCACGGTCAAAATCCGCACCGTCGTTGTGCCCGCCACGCCCCACATCTGGAAACAGATGATTGACGAAGGGCTGGCGCAGATTTTCTACGATGCCGGCTGCGTCATCAGCGCCCCGACCTGCGGCGCGTGCCTGGGCGGATTTATGGGCATTCTGGCCGAAGGCGAACGGTGCATCAGCACCACCAACCGAAACTTCGTCGGGCGGATGGGACATCCCAAGAGCGAGGTCTATCTGGCCGGCCCCGCCGCCGCCGCCGCCAGCGCCGTGGAAGGAAAACTGACCGATCCGAGGAAATACTTGGGAAAATCCTAA
- a CDS encoding 2-isopropylmalate synthase, giving the protein MKKEPIEKVLIFDTTLRDGEQSPGAALSISEKLEIAHQLAKLGVDIIEAGFPISSPAQFEATRLCAEQVQGPVICALARANEKDISAAGKALQAASRRRIHTFIATSPIHMEYKLRKKPDQVLKMAVEAVKMARQFTDDVEFSPEDACRSELEFLYEILSAVIEAGATTLNIPDTVGYVLPYEYGQIIAKLKQNVKGIERAVISTHCHNDLGMATANSLAGVRNGARQVECTINGIGERAGNAAMEEIVMAIHTRQDFFANLTTGIDTRQIYRTSQLVSQLTGFVIQPNKAIVGKNAFAHESGIHVDGILKKRETYEIMTPQMIGLEGSRVVLGRHSGRHAFVDRCRQLGYNLSENEVEIAYQKFLELADRKKEIFDEDIAAIISDEVRAVEQTYQLEYLLVACGTGTIPTASVRIRAGQETLQAAACGDGPVDAAYEAIRQATGKAPKLDSYSIRAITEGKEALGETTVRIQNENGRRFIGRGVSTDIIEASAKAYVDAINRMVAAEHNGSTDQPKAVL; this is encoded by the coding sequence ATGAAAAAAGAACCGATAGAAAAAGTCTTGATTTTTGATACCACACTCCGTGATGGGGAACAATCCCCGGGGGCCGCCCTTTCCATCAGTGAAAAACTGGAGATTGCTCATCAGCTGGCCAAACTGGGTGTGGATATCATTGAAGCGGGCTTTCCGATATCCTCGCCGGCGCAGTTTGAGGCCACCCGTCTTTGCGCGGAACAGGTTCAGGGGCCGGTCATCTGCGCCCTGGCCCGGGCGAATGAAAAAGATATTTCCGCCGCCGGCAAGGCCCTCCAGGCCGCCTCCAGACGGCGAATTCATACGTTCATCGCCACCAGCCCCATTCATATGGAGTACAAACTCCGCAAAAAACCCGACCAGGTACTCAAGATGGCCGTCGAGGCGGTGAAAATGGCCCGTCAATTTACGGACGATGTCGAGTTTTCTCCGGAGGATGCCTGCCGGAGCGAACTGGAGTTTCTCTATGAAATTCTCTCTGCCGTTATTGAGGCCGGTGCAACCACACTGAATATTCCCGATACAGTCGGATACGTCCTTCCGTACGAATACGGCCAAATCATCGCCAAACTCAAACAGAACGTCAAAGGCATTGAACGGGCGGTCATCAGTACGCATTGCCATAACGACCTCGGGATGGCCACCGCCAACTCGCTGGCGGGGGTGCGCAACGGCGCCCGACAGGTCGAGTGCACCATCAACGGCATCGGCGAGCGGGCCGGCAATGCGGCGATGGAGGAAATCGTGATGGCCATCCATACGCGTCAGGATTTCTTCGCCAATCTGACCACCGGCATCGACACCCGCCAGATTTACCGCACCAGCCAGCTGGTTTCTCAGCTGACCGGCTTTGTCATTCAGCCCAACAAGGCCATCGTCGGCAAGAACGCCTTTGCCCACGAATCCGGCATTCATGTGGACGGCATCCTCAAGAAACGCGAAACCTATGAAATCATGACGCCGCAGATGATTGGACTGGAGGGCTCGCGTGTTGTGCTCGGCCGCCATTCCGGACGGCACGCCTTTGTGGACCGCTGCCGGCAGCTGGGCTACAATCTCTCAGAAAACGAGGTCGAAATCGCCTATCAGAAATTCCTCGAACTGGCCGACCGAAAAAAAGAAATCTTTGACGAAGACATCGCCGCCATTATCAGCGACGAAGTCCGTGCCGTGGAACAGACATACCAGCTGGAGTATCTGCTGGTTGCCTGCGGAACCGGAACGATTCCGACCGCCAGTGTGCGGATTCGCGCCGGTCAGGAAACCCTTCAGGCCGCTGCCTGCGGCGACGGCCCAGTCGATGCCGCCTATGAGGCCATCCGCCAGGCCACCGGAAAGGCCCCAAAACTGGATTCCTACTCCATTCGGGCCATCACGGAAGGCAAAGAAGCCCTCGGCGAAACCACCGTGCGGATTCAGAATGAAAACGGCCGGCGGTTTATCGGGCGCGGTGTGTCCACCGACATTATTGAAGCCAGCGCCAAGGCCTACGTGGACGCCATAAACCGGATGGTGGCCGCCGAACACAACGGCTCCACAGACCAGCCCAAAGCGGTCCTGTAA
- the pyrF gene encoding orotidine-5'-phosphate decarboxylase, which yields MASHFGDRLCEAVQKKSTPLIVGLDPVYSRLPEAIRKHKDMNDAQDLGASVDALFEFCSRVMRIVAPIVPAVKINSAYFEKYLWEGMETYYALVSEADALGLEVIGDVKRGDIGHTAQMYAEGHLKNPDFEGMEDVIVPDAVTISGFAGAEGIVPFADMAEEQGKGVFIWVRSSNPTAGALQDFENAAGQKWYEKLAEIVGEIANQNRRIGASGYSNVGMVIGGTSPQAAAVLRQRYPKCWFLVPGYGSQGAGAAECMRFCNKDRLGALINASRSIIYAYEDPRYQSQFGDNWEKCVEQAALDAKMELAKVQI from the coding sequence GTGGCCAGTCATTTTGGTGATCGTCTTTGCGAGGCAGTACAGAAGAAAAGCACGCCCCTGATTGTGGGGCTGGACCCGGTGTACAGCCGGCTTCCGGAGGCCATCCGGAAGCATAAGGATATGAATGATGCGCAGGATTTGGGTGCTTCGGTGGATGCGTTGTTTGAGTTCTGCAGCCGCGTGATGCGCATTGTTGCCCCGATTGTCCCGGCGGTAAAGATTAATTCGGCCTATTTTGAAAAGTACCTTTGGGAAGGGATGGAGACGTATTACGCGCTGGTCAGCGAGGCCGATGCCCTGGGGCTGGAGGTGATTGGGGATGTCAAGCGGGGCGACATCGGTCATACCGCCCAAATGTATGCGGAAGGACATCTGAAGAATCCGGATTTTGAAGGAATGGAGGATGTGATTGTGCCGGATGCCGTCACGATCAGCGGTTTTGCCGGTGCGGAAGGGATTGTGCCGTTCGCGGATATGGCCGAAGAGCAGGGCAAGGGCGTTTTTATCTGGGTGCGTTCGAGCAATCCGACGGCCGGAGCGCTTCAGGATTTTGAAAATGCCGCCGGGCAGAAATGGTATGAGAAGCTGGCGGAAATCGTCGGGGAGATTGCCAACCAGAACAGGCGAATCGGTGCATCCGGCTACAGCAATGTAGGGATGGTCATCGGCGGGACAAGCCCGCAGGCTGCCGCGGTTCTTCGCCAGCGGTATCCGAAGTGCTGGTTTTTGGTGCCCGGATACGGCTCGCAGGGGGCCGGTGCCGCCGAATGCATGCGGTTCTGCAATAAAGACCGGCTGGGGGCTCTGATTAATGCTTCTCGTTCCATTATCTATGCTTATGAAGACCCCAGATATCAATCGCAGTTCGGCGACAACTGGGAAAAATGTGTGGAGCAGGCCGCACTGGATGCCAAGATGGAACTGGCTAAAGTGCAGATTTGA
- a CDS encoding HEAT repeat domain-containing protein: MRLSKWMMRVWVWGMLAVWAGAQDPNTPQEAPSAKAVESNWNDFLHYTLIGRFDLAQGYGQRLLEAKPDPLLLLELSEQNPRGYELLLKMQADSEQLREIASGVLKIIEEGRYQRRTDPKIILAEIARLNTTIRGRIAAQERLKNAGEYAVPFLLNVLEDTSRREEFANVVQTLPMLGRAAIRPLTAALQMPNTAVKAEIIDALGKIGYFEPLPYLKYIAEKDESAQLKQAALTAIDRIDSSARQIPAAELFFQLAEKYYNRDDSVAASSEFSFANLWFWDAERQMLSRLEVSHEYFNELMAMRCCEWALKADAGLGKAIGLWLAAFFRAESHGIPMPSYFGQGHAPAMTYAVTAGPEYLMQALSRALKDKDNYVALQVVEALAVNAGSQALLTRIGLQMPLADALQYEDRKIRYSAAIALGQAGPVSGFAGNELIVPLLAEALLKKGAEEMDAQAAEAYSVRAMETLEQLAVSGNTAVDLSAAMEALIEMNRSGTDTMRVSAGRVLVYLSSPEAQRAVAQTAMDENSPKEVRIAAFASLARSAKRNGNLLLSEQIEALYQLVQSRQADPALREAAAGAFGALNLPSQRVKDLILEQARS; encoded by the coding sequence ATGCGGTTGAGCAAGTGGATGATGCGGGTGTGGGTTTGGGGAATGCTGGCGGTTTGGGCGGGGGCCCAGGACCCCAACACGCCGCAGGAAGCACCATCAGCCAAGGCCGTCGAAAGCAACTGGAATGATTTTCTTCATTATACCCTCATCGGACGGTTTGACTTGGCGCAAGGATATGGACAGCGTCTTTTAGAGGCCAAGCCGGACCCCCTTCTGCTGCTGGAGCTGAGCGAGCAGAATCCCCGCGGTTATGAACTGCTGCTGAAGATGCAGGCCGACAGCGAGCAGCTGCGTGAGATTGCCTCCGGGGTTCTGAAGATTATTGAGGAAGGCCGTTATCAGCGTCGAACAGACCCGAAGATTATTCTGGCGGAAATCGCTCGTCTGAATACGACGATTCGGGGCCGCATTGCTGCACAGGAACGGCTGAAAAACGCCGGAGAATATGCCGTGCCGTTTTTGCTGAATGTGCTGGAAGACACCAGCCGTCGGGAAGAGTTTGCCAACGTAGTGCAGACGCTTCCGATGCTCGGTCGGGCGGCGATTCGTCCGCTGACGGCGGCCCTGCAGATGCCGAATACGGCGGTGAAGGCCGAGATTATCGATGCCCTCGGGAAAATCGGTTATTTTGAACCGCTGCCGTATCTGAAATATATTGCGGAAAAGGATGAATCCGCTCAGCTGAAACAGGCGGCGCTGACAGCCATTGACCGGATTGACTCCTCCGCCCGGCAGATTCCGGCGGCGGAGCTGTTCTTCCAGCTGGCGGAGAAGTACTACAATCGGGATGATTCGGTTGCGGCGTCTTCGGAGTTTTCGTTTGCGAATCTGTGGTTTTGGGATGCCGAGCGGCAGATGCTCAGCCGGCTGGAGGTTTCACACGAGTATTTCAATGAGCTGATGGCGATGCGCTGCTGTGAGTGGGCCCTGAAGGCCGATGCCGGACTGGGCAAGGCGATTGGATTGTGGCTGGCGGCGTTCTTCCGGGCGGAGTCGCATGGAATCCCAATGCCGTCGTATTTCGGCCAAGGGCATGCCCCGGCGATGACCTATGCGGTGACGGCCGGACCGGAATATCTGATGCAGGCACTCTCGCGGGCCCTGAAGGACAAGGACAACTATGTGGCGCTGCAGGTGGTCGAGGCGCTGGCGGTCAACGCCGGTTCCCAGGCTCTCCTAACACGGATTGGGCTGCAGATGCCGCTGGCGGATGCTCTGCAATATGAAGACCGCAAAATCCGCTACAGTGCGGCGATTGCTTTGGGGCAGGCCGGTCCCGTGTCCGGCTTTGCAGGCAATGAACTGATTGTGCCGCTTCTGGCGGAGGCCCTGCTGAAGAAGGGCGCGGAGGAGATGGATGCCCAGGCCGCCGAGGCCTATTCGGTTCGGGCGATGGAGACCCTCGAGCAGCTGGCGGTCAGCGGGAATACGGCGGTGGATTTATCCGCGGCGATGGAAGCGCTGATAGAAATGAACCGCTCGGGGACGGACACAATGCGGGTATCGGCGGGACGAGTGTTGGTCTACCTGTCCAGCCCGGAGGCCCAGCGGGCCGTTGCCCAAACGGCAATGGATGAAAACAGCCCCAAAGAGGTTCGGATTGCGGCGTTTGCCTCGCTGGCCCGCTCGGCCAAGCGGAACGGCAATCTGCTGCTCAGCGAGCAGATTGAGGCGCTCTATCAGCTGGTTCAGTCTCGACAGGCGGACCCTGCGCTGCGGGAGGCGGCCGCCGGTGCCTTCGGGGCGCTGAATCTGCCCAGTCAGCGTGTGAAAGATTTGATTTTGGAGCAGGCCCGCTCCTGA
- a CDS encoding AtpZ/AtpI family protein codes for MSEKKKRFAADSRFYRGAMRWMGVGFEFLIVVGLCVWGGWWLDEWEGTRPGWMILGFFVGFGIMLYIMIQRARKEQAQEDAEKKSEWEAELKDKGPSA; via the coding sequence ATGTCTGAAAAGAAAAAACGGTTTGCCGCCGACAGCCGGTTTTATCGCGGAGCAATGCGATGGATGGGTGTCGGATTCGAGTTTTTGATTGTTGTAGGTCTGTGTGTATGGGGGGGCTGGTGGCTGGATGAGTGGGAGGGGACTCGGCCGGGATGGATGATTCTCGGTTTTTTTGTCGGGTTTGGAATTATGCTGTACATTATGATTCAGCGAGCCCGCAAAGAACAGGCGCAGGAGGACGCCGAGAAAAAATCCGAATGGGAAGCGGAACTGAAAGACAAAGGACCGTCAGCGTGA
- the atpB gene encoding F0F1 ATP synthase subunit A, whose product MPIDSFLGLVNASGQPMEEVASKTLFVLKAGSYEIPFTNHMFMIMLSALVLMILLPLGARRPGLVPHGFRNVIETICVFLREDVARPFLKERTDRYIPFLWTIFFFILTLNLLGIVPLDRIFWLITGRPNWGGAATANLYVTGTLAVFSFLLFHIAGILEKGLWKYLATLAPKVPWPILPFMFVMELLSSFVRMFSLAIRLFANILAGHILLAVLLGFILIYKNFMVASASIIVTTLMSLLELFVAFLQAYIFTFLTTIFIGFSISEEH is encoded by the coding sequence ATGCCGATTGATTCGTTTTTGGGATTGGTGAATGCTTCCGGCCAGCCGATGGAAGAGGTGGCCAGCAAGACCCTGTTTGTTCTGAAGGCAGGGTCGTATGAGATTCCATTCACCAATCATATGTTTATGATTATGCTTTCGGCGCTGGTGCTGATGATTCTGCTGCCGCTGGGGGCCAGACGTCCGGGGCTGGTGCCGCATGGATTTCGAAACGTGATTGAGACCATCTGTGTCTTTCTTCGGGAGGATGTGGCTCGGCCGTTTTTGAAAGAACGGACAGACCGGTATATCCCCTTTTTGTGGACGATTTTTTTCTTCATCCTGACGCTGAATCTGCTGGGAATTGTTCCGCTGGACCGAATTTTCTGGCTGATTACGGGCAGGCCGAACTGGGGTGGAGCGGCGACGGCCAATCTGTATGTGACCGGAACGCTGGCGGTTTTTTCCTTTCTGCTGTTTCATATTGCCGGGATTCTGGAAAAGGGGCTTTGGAAATATCTGGCAACGCTGGCGCCGAAGGTCCCCTGGCCGATTCTTCCGTTTATGTTTGTGATGGAGCTGCTCAGCTCCTTTGTGCGGATGTTTTCGCTGGCCATACGACTGTTTGCCAATATACTGGCAGGCCATATTTTGCTGGCGGTTTTGCTCGGGTTTATTTTAATCTATAAAAACTTTATGGTGGCGTCGGCCTCCATTATCGTGACGACGCTGATGAGTCTGCTGGAATTGTTTGTGGCTTTCCTGCAGGCGTATATCTTTACCTTTTTAACGACGATATTTATCGGTTTTTCGATTAGTGAGGAACACTGA
- the atpE gene encoding ATP synthase F0 subunit C, with product MTEMMSMIPLMLSEITLDDKAFGLLGGLLGAGLIVIGAGRGIGQLAGSAVEAIARQPEAGNRIFTTMIIAAALIEGISLFALIICLLAVMR from the coding sequence ATGACGGAAATGATGTCGATGATTCCGCTGATGCTTAGCGAGATAACGCTGGACGACAAGGCATTCGGCCTTCTGGGCGGTCTGCTGGGGGCCGGTTTGATTGTGATCGGTGCCGGACGAGGCATCGGTCAGCTGGCCGGCAGCGCTGTGGAGGCGATTGCCCGTCAGCCCGAAGCCGGCAACCGCATTTTTACAACGATGATTATTGCCGCGGCTCTGATTGAAGGTATTTCGCTGTTTGCTTTGATTATCTGTCTGCTGGCAGTGATGCGGTAA
- the atpF gene encoding F0F1 ATP synthase subunit B, translated as MKIHPAKVMLRLLVVWSGWAPVLANTAQTAAEEAEKEGVFTGYWGESFWTLIWFTVLLIVLWKFAWKPILAGLRSREEHIERQIAEAEKRRQEAEQVLQDYRAQLMDAERQGHEIITRRIQEAEEKAREIQTQTQKEMERIRLRMEADLERERAEAERQLWEQAAVIVRKLGREVFGKVLDEGDNQKLIQEAIERLREVEQGQS; from the coding sequence ATGAAGATTCACCCGGCCAAGGTGATGCTGCGGCTGCTTGTGGTGTGGAGCGGCTGGGCGCCGGTGTTGGCAAACACGGCCCAGACTGCAGCCGAAGAAGCAGAAAAAGAAGGGGTGTTCACAGGCTACTGGGGCGAGTCGTTCTGGACGCTCATCTGGTTTACGGTCCTGCTGATTGTGCTCTGGAAGTTTGCCTGGAAGCCGATTTTGGCGGGGCTGCGGAGCCGGGAAGAGCATATTGAGCGTCAGATTGCCGAAGCGGAGAAGCGCCGCCAGGAAGCCGAGCAGGTGCTTCAGGATTACCGGGCGCAGCTGATGGATGCCGAGCGGCAGGGACACGAAATCATCACCCGCCGAATTCAGGAAGCGGAGGAGAAGGCCCGCGAGATTCAGACGCAGACCCAGAAAGAGATGGAACGGATTCGTCTGCGGATGGAGGCGGACCTGGAGCGGGAACGCGCGGAGGCGGAACGGCAGCTGTGGGAGCAGGCGGCGGTGATTGTCCGGAAACTGGGCCGGGAGGTTTTTGGAAAAGTCCTTGATGAGGGCGACAATCAGAAACTGATACAGGAAGCGATTGAACGGCTCCGGGAAGTGGAGCAGGGACAGTCGTAA